The Paracoccus liaowanqingii genome window below encodes:
- the rlmH gene encoding 23S rRNA (pseudouridine(1915)-N(3))-methyltransferase RlmH, producing the protein MRIDIAAVGRLKTGPEAALVADYLDRFARTGRGLGLPPVQVHEVEDRRAGTMAAEAELLSRAIPPGASVVMMDERGDQPTSVDFAARLAGWRDQARDVCFVIGGADGLDPALRARADWQISLGRMVWPHLLVRVMLAEQLYRAATILAGSPYHRA; encoded by the coding sequence ATGCGGATCGACATCGCCGCCGTGGGGCGGCTGAAGACCGGCCCCGAGGCGGCGCTGGTCGCGGATTACCTCGACCGCTTCGCCAGGACGGGCCGGGGCCTCGGCCTGCCGCCCGTGCAGGTCCACGAGGTCGAGGACCGGCGCGCGGGCACCATGGCCGCCGAGGCCGAACTGCTGTCGCGCGCGATCCCGCCCGGCGCTTCCGTCGTGATGATGGACGAGCGCGGCGATCAGCCGACATCCGTGGACTTCGCCGCGCGCCTGGCGGGCTGGCGCGACCAGGCCCGCGACGTCTGCTTCGTCATCGGCGGGGCGGACGGGCTGGATCCCGCTTTGCGCGCCCGGGCCGACTGGCAGATCAGCCTGGGCCGCATGGTCTGGCCGCATCTGCTGGTGCGGGTGATGCTGGCCGAACAGCTCTATCGCGCGGCGACGATCCTCGCGGGTTCCCCCTATCATCGCGCGTGA
- the rsfS gene encoding ribosome silencing factor — protein sequence MLCWREPRRRGLSARGPEDETLSQDVPSANRPTAPNPGPSSDEILSLVLTSLDDDKAEEVITIDLRGRTAIADHMVIASGRSSRQVGAIAEKLAERVKQATGRSPRIEGKDAGDWVLIDTDDVIVHVFRPEVRDFYQLEKMWMPADALARVREPAQPSAYQPQD from the coding sequence ATGCTATGTTGGAGGGAACCCCGGCGCCGGGGGCTATCGGCGCGCGGACCGGAGGATGAAACCCTGTCACAAGACGTCCCGTCGGCCAATCGGCCGACTGCCCCGAATCCAGGACCCAGCAGCGACGAGATCCTGTCGCTGGTCCTGACCTCTCTGGATGACGACAAGGCCGAGGAGGTCATCACCATCGACCTGCGCGGTCGCACGGCCATCGCCGATCACATGGTGATCGCCTCGGGCCGCAGCTCGCGCCAGGTGGGGGCGATCGCCGAGAAGCTGGCCGAGCGGGTCAAGCAGGCCACCGGCCGCTCTCCGCGGATCGAGGGCAAGGATGCCGGCGATTGGGTGCTGATCGACACGGACGACGTGATCGTGCATGTCTTCCGCCCCGAAGTCCGCGATTTCTACCAGCTGGAGAAGATGTGGATGCCCGCCGACGCGCTGGCCCGCGTGCGTGAGCCTGCCCAGCCCTCGGCCTACCAGCCCCAGGACTGA
- the gpmI gene encoding 2,3-bisphosphoglycerate-independent phosphoglycerate mutase, with amino-acid sequence MTKPVILCILDGWGLSERPEQSAPDQAATPQFDRLMRESPNARLLTYGPDVGLPRGQMGNSEVGHTNIGAGRVVAMDLGAIDLAIEEGSFGRNPALQDFMARLTASGGTAHLIGVISDGGVHGHLTHVLAAARAVAGAGVPVVIHAITDGRDVAPSSAAGFLAQLQDGLPAGARIGTVIGRYFALDRDNRWERVERAYRAIIEGRGEAAPDAASAIATAHARGETDEFVPPFVIGGYAGARDGDGVFCLNFRADRAREILSALGDPVFEGFETGPRPDWAGMLGMVDYSTRHGTFMTAAYPKQQVSNTLGAWVAAQGLRQFRLAETEKYPHVTFFLNGGKETPEPGEDRHMPQSPKVATYDLAPEMAAEEVADILVEVIGQDYDLIVVNFANPDMVGHTGSLSAAARACEAVDRGLGRMLEALDRVGGVAVICADHGNCEQMIDPETGGPHTAHTLNPVPVIVYGGPPGIHLRDGRLADLAPTVLELMGLEKPAEMTGTSLITR; translated from the coding sequence ATGACCAAACCCGTGATCCTGTGCATTCTCGATGGCTGGGGCCTGTCCGAGCGTCCCGAGCAGAGCGCCCCCGACCAGGCGGCGACGCCGCAGTTCGACCGGCTGATGCGGGAGAGCCCGAACGCCCGGCTGCTGACCTACGGGCCCGACGTGGGCCTGCCGCGCGGACAGATGGGCAATTCCGAGGTGGGCCATACCAATATCGGCGCGGGCCGGGTCGTGGCCATGGATCTGGGCGCGATCGATCTGGCCATCGAGGAGGGCAGCTTCGGGCGCAACCCGGCGCTGCAGGACTTCATGGCGCGGCTGACGGCCTCGGGTGGGACGGCGCATCTGATCGGCGTGATCTCGGACGGGGGCGTGCATGGCCATCTGACGCATGTCCTGGCGGCGGCGCGGGCCGTGGCGGGGGCGGGGGTGCCGGTCGTCATCCATGCGATCACCGACGGGCGGGATGTGGCGCCCTCCTCCGCGGCGGGGTTCCTGGCGCAGCTGCAGGACGGGCTGCCCGCGGGCGCGCGCATCGGCACGGTCATCGGGCGCTATTTCGCCTTGGACCGCGACAACCGGTGGGAGCGGGTCGAGCGGGCCTATCGCGCCATCATCGAAGGCCGGGGCGAGGCCGCGCCGGATGCCGCCAGCGCCATCGCGACCGCCCATGCGCGGGGCGAGACGGACGAGTTCGTGCCGCCCTTCGTCATCGGCGGCTATGCGGGTGCGCGGGATGGGGACGGGGTGTTCTGCCTGAACTTCCGCGCCGACCGGGCGCGCGAGATCCTGTCGGCCCTGGGCGATCCGGTCTTCGAGGGGTTCGAGACCGGCCCGCGCCCGGACTGGGCGGGGATGCTGGGCATGGTCGACTATTCGACCCGCCACGGCACCTTCATGACCGCCGCCTATCCCAAGCAGCAGGTCAGCAATACCCTGGGGGCCTGGGTGGCCGCGCAGGGGCTGCGCCAGTTCCGGCTGGCCGAGACCGAGAAATACCCGCATGTGACCTTCTTCCTCAATGGCGGGAAGGAGACCCCCGAGCCGGGCGAGGATCGCCACATGCCGCAAAGCCCCAAGGTCGCGACCTATGACCTGGCGCCCGAGATGGCCGCCGAGGAGGTCGCCGACATCCTGGTCGAGGTGATCGGGCAGGACTACGACCTGATCGTGGTGAATTTCGCCAATCCCGACATGGTGGGCCATACTGGCAGCCTCTCCGCCGCCGCGCGGGCCTGCGAGGCGGTGGACCGGGGGCTGGGGCGGATGCTGGAGGCGCTGGACCGGGTGGGCGGCGTCGCCGTCATCTGCGCCGATCACGGCAATTGCGAGCAGATGATCGATCCCGAGACGGGCGGGCCGCACACCGCCCACACGCTGAACCCGGTGCCGGTCATCGTCTACGGCGGCCCGCCGGGCATCCATCTGCGCGACGGGCGGCTGGCTGATCTGGCGCCCACGGTGTTGGAGCTGATGGGGCTGGAAAAGCCCGCCGAGATGACCGGCACAAGTCTGATCACCCGATGA
- a CDS encoding YetF domain-containing protein has product MDQPVIPFDLARMFIGDHPPLFYAEILVRTLLIYVYALLMIRWIGGRGVAQLSMVEFLLVIALGSAVGDAMFYPDVPILAAMAVITIVVLVNKILDRLIVRFDRAKDLIDGRPIMLVRDGTILHDGATQRDLGLAEIKAMLRLAGIANLGEVRAAYLEAGGGLSVFRRSEAAPGLSLLPPAHLINGGPEPDKALAMDGRTCCSQCGAEAPTRADPAPCPRCGSRDWQAPEWPEGAPRTEGSAKPME; this is encoded by the coding sequence ATGGACCAGCCGGTCATCCCCTTCGATCTCGCCCGCATGTTCATCGGCGACCACCCGCCCCTCTTCTATGCCGAGATCCTGGTCCGCACGCTCCTGATCTACGTCTACGCGCTCCTGATGATCCGCTGGATCGGCGGGCGCGGCGTGGCGCAGCTGTCCATGGTCGAGTTCCTGCTGGTCATCGCGCTCGGCTCGGCGGTGGGCGACGCGATGTTCTATCCCGACGTGCCGATCCTGGCGGCGATGGCGGTCATCACCATCGTGGTGCTGGTCAACAAGATCCTCGACCGGCTGATCGTGCGCTTCGACCGCGCCAAGGACCTGATCGACGGGCGCCCGATCATGCTGGTCCGCGACGGCACCATCCTGCACGACGGCGCCACGCAGCGCGACCTGGGCCTGGCCGAGATCAAGGCGATGCTGCGCCTGGCCGGCATTGCCAATCTGGGCGAGGTGCGCGCCGCCTATCTCGAGGCCGGCGGCGGGCTCTCGGTCTTCCGCCGCAGCGAGGCCGCCCCCGGCCTGTCGCTCCTGCCCCCCGCCCATCTGATCAATGGCGGCCCCGAACCCGACAAGGCGCTTGCGATGGACGGCCGGACATGCTGTTCCCAATGCGGCGCCGAGGCCCCGACCCGGGCCGATCCGGCCCCCTGCCCCCGCTGCGGAAGCCGCGACTGGCAGGCCCCCGAATGGCCCGAGGGCGCGCCGCGCACCGAAGGCAGTGCAAAGCCGATGGAGTGA
- a CDS encoding murein hydrolase activator EnvC family protein, with translation MRMRLVLALCAACAAPAVLAPPAVAQTSPANQAVADAEAAAALLRAAIGQLAQAVSADDQVVALTEVIRGYELGLSALRDGLRQASAREAELRDRFEAQRGQLSRVLGAMTALQQSPESTMLLHPAGALANARTGMILSGITPGLRAEAEALQADLDEIATVRELQANAAGMLGSGLDSVQEARRLLASAAGDRSSMPTRFAEDPQELQELRAAAESLNQFATGISSMEKDVGPPMEDFEGAQGSLPLPVVGTILRPYDEPDAAGVSRPGWVIATAPAALVQTPWPATIRYRGPFLDYGNVMIAEPARGYLLIFAGLSQVFGEVGDVLKAGDPIGLMGGTEAPAQEFGSQFVSDAARGAEAGRSETLYLELRRGNETLDPADWFVLNPVVGPQED, from the coding sequence ATGAGGATGCGCCTTGTCCTGGCGCTCTGCGCCGCCTGTGCCGCCCCTGCCGTCCTGGCCCCGCCGGCCGTCGCGCAGACCAGCCCCGCCAACCAGGCCGTTGCAGACGCCGAGGCCGCCGCCGCCCTGCTGCGCGCGGCGATCGGACAGCTGGCCCAGGCCGTCAGCGCCGACGATCAGGTCGTGGCCCTGACCGAGGTGATCCGCGGCTATGAGCTGGGCCTGTCGGCGCTGCGCGACGGGTTGCGGCAGGCCAGCGCCCGCGAGGCCGAGCTGCGCGACCGCTTCGAGGCGCAGCGCGGCCAGCTGAGCCGCGTGCTGGGCGCGATGACCGCGCTGCAGCAGAGCCCCGAATCGACGATGCTGCTGCATCCGGCGGGCGCCCTGGCCAATGCGCGCACCGGGATGATCCTGTCGGGCATCACCCCGGGGCTGCGGGCCGAGGCCGAGGCGCTGCAGGCCGATCTGGACGAGATCGCCACCGTGCGCGAGCTGCAGGCCAATGCCGCCGGCATGCTGGGGTCGGGGCTGGATTCGGTGCAGGAGGCGCGGCGTCTGCTGGCCAGCGCGGCGGGCGATCGCAGTTCCATGCCCACGCGCTTTGCCGAGGATCCGCAGGAGCTGCAGGAGCTGCGCGCCGCCGCCGAAAGCCTGAACCAGTTCGCCACCGGCATCTCCAGCATGGAAAAGGACGTGGGTCCGCCGATGGAGGATTTCGAGGGTGCGCAGGGCAGCCTGCCCCTGCCGGTGGTCGGCACGATCCTGCGCCCCTATGACGAACCCGACGCCGCGGGCGTCAGCCGCCCGGGCTGGGTGATCGCCACGGCGCCCGCCGCCTTGGTGCAGACGCCTTGGCCTGCGACGATCCGCTACCGCGGTCCCTTCCTGGATTACGGCAATGTGATGATCGCCGAGCCCGCGCGGGGGTATCTGTTGATCTTCGCGGGCCTCTCTCAGGTGTTCGGAGAGGTGGGCGATGTGCTGAAGGCAGGCGATCCGATAGGGCTGATGGGGGGCACCGAGGCCCCCGCCCAGGAATTCGGGTCGCAATTCGTCTCGGACGCGGCCCGCGGGGCCGAGGCCGGGCGCAGCGAGACGCTGTATCTGGAACTGCGCCGTGGCAACGAAACGCTGGACCCGGCCGACTGGTTTGTGCTCAATCCCGTCGTCGGGCCGCAAGAGGACTGA
- a CDS encoding S41 family peptidase produces MKHYLIAGLGGVLAGALVTTQLAGPLLAQETGRSAPIYEQLELFGNVFERIRADYVEAPDDKELIEAAINGMLTSLDPHSGFLSADDYSDMQTQTRGSFGGLGIEVSQEEGMVKVVAPIDDTPAANAGVEPGDFITHVNGESLLGLTLDQAVDMMRGPIGSEITITILREGETEPFDLSMARDTIKLTVVRSRVEGHAVVLRVSTFNDETYDTLLAELESAVEEAGGIDRVTGFVLDLRNNPGGLLNQAISVSDAFLDAGEIVSTRGRSSDESERWNAETGDLAQGKPMVVLVNGGSASASEIVAGALQDHRRAIVVGEKSFGKGSVQTVMPVTADSAIRLTTARYFTPSGRSIQALGIQPDILVAQPRPVPTDDEDEPRSESSFSRSEADLRGALGNDVSDELRQQMEEEAAELEATAALRDEDYQLAYAVDVLKGLAAVNFRADQVPAAETPAVTGEGAGGDDDAADRG; encoded by the coding sequence ATGAAACATTATCTGATCGCGGGACTGGGGGGCGTTCTGGCCGGGGCTCTGGTCACAACGCAGTTGGCAGGTCCGCTGCTGGCCCAGGAAACCGGGCGCAGCGCGCCCATCTACGAGCAGCTTGAACTGTTCGGCAACGTCTTCGAGCGGATCCGCGCCGACTATGTCGAGGCGCCCGACGACAAGGAGCTGATCGAGGCGGCCATCAACGGCATGCTGACCTCGCTGGATCCGCATTCGGGCTTCCTGTCGGCGGACGACTATTCCGACATGCAGACGCAGACGCGCGGCAGCTTCGGCGGCCTGGGGATCGAGGTCAGCCAGGAAGAGGGCATGGTCAAGGTCGTGGCCCCCATCGACGACACGCCCGCCGCCAATGCGGGCGTCGAGCCGGGCGATTTCATTACCCATGTGAACGGCGAATCGCTGCTGGGCCTGACGCTGGATCAGGCGGTGGACATGATGCGCGGCCCCATCGGGTCCGAGATCACCATCACCATCCTGCGCGAGGGCGAGACCGAGCCGTTCGATCTGTCCATGGCGCGGGACACGATCAAGCTGACCGTCGTGCGCAGCCGCGTCGAGGGCCATGCGGTCGTGCTGCGGGTCTCGACCTTCAACGACGAGACCTATGACACGCTGCTGGCCGAGCTGGAAAGCGCGGTCGAGGAGGCCGGCGGGATCGACCGGGTCACCGGCTTCGTGCTGGACCTGCGCAACAATCCGGGCGGGCTGCTGAACCAGGCGATCAGCGTCTCGGACGCCTTCCTGGACGCCGGCGAGATCGTCAGCACGCGGGGCCGCAGTTCCGATGAGAGCGAGCGCTGGAACGCCGAGACCGGCGATCTGGCGCAGGGCAAGCCGATGGTCGTGCTGGTGAACGGCGGATCGGCCAGCGCGTCCGAGATCGTCGCGGGCGCGCTGCAGGACCATCGCCGCGCCATCGTGGTGGGCGAGAAGTCCTTCGGCAAGGGCTCGGTCCAGACGGTGATGCCGGTGACCGCCGACAGCGCCATCCGGCTGACCACGGCGCGGTACTTCACGCCCTCGGGCCGGTCGATCCAGGCCCTGGGCATCCAGCCAGACATCCTGGTGGCCCAGCCCCGGCCCGTGCCGACCGATGACGAGGACGAGCCCCGCAGCGAGAGCAGCTTCAGCCGGTCCGAGGCGGATCTGCGCGGCGCGCTTGGCAACGATGTCAGCGACGAATTGCGCCAGCAGATGGAGGAGGAGGCCGCCGAGCTGGAGGCCACCGCCGCGCTGCGCGACGAGGATTATCAGCTGGCCTATGCGGTCGATGTCCTGAAGGGCCTGGCGGCGGTGAACTTCCGCGCCGACCAGGTGCCCGCCGCCGAGACGCCCGCCGTGACGGGCGAGGGCGCGGGGGGCGACGATGACGCGGCCGACCGGGGCTGA
- the leuC gene encoding 3-isopropylmalate dehydratase large subunit codes for MTIPAAHAPRTLYDKIWDAHVVDRQDDGTCLLYIDRHLVHEVTSPQAFEGLRMTGRTVRAPERTIAVPDHNVPTTLDRQQGIDNEESRIQVDALDRNAREFGVVYYPVNDVRQGIVHIVGPEQGWTLPGMTVVCGDSHTATHGAFGALAHGIGTSEVEHVLATQTLIQGKSKNMKVEITGRLAPGVTAKDIVLRIIAETGTAGGTGHVIEYCGEAIRNLSMEGRMTICNMAIEGGARAGLIAPDEVTFAYVQGRPHAPKGAQWEAAVAWWKTLFSDDGAQFDKVLTIRAEDIAPTVTWGTSPEDALPITATVPAPESFAGGKVDAARRSLDYMGLTAGMPLTDIAIDAVFIGSCTNGRIEDLRAAADVLRGRRLAPGVRGMVVPGSGLVRAQAEEEGLDTVFLEAGFEWRLAGCSMCLGMNPDQLKPGERCAATSNRNFEGRQGYKGRTHLMSPAMAAAAGVTGRLTDIRAFAREPA; via the coding sequence ATGACCATTCCCGCAGCCCACGCGCCGCGCACGCTTTACGACAAGATCTGGGACGCCCATGTGGTGGACCGCCAGGACGACGGCACCTGCCTTCTCTACATCGACCGCCACCTGGTCCACGAGGTGACCAGCCCGCAGGCCTTCGAGGGGCTGCGCATGACCGGCCGCACCGTCCGCGCGCCCGAGCGCACGATCGCCGTGCCCGATCACAACGTCCCCACCACGCTGGACCGCCAGCAGGGCATCGACAACGAAGAAAGCCGTATTCAGGTCGACGCGCTGGACCGCAATGCCCGCGAGTTCGGGGTGGTCTACTACCCCGTGAACGACGTGCGCCAAGGCATCGTGCATATCGTCGGCCCCGAACAGGGCTGGACCCTGCCCGGCATGACCGTCGTCTGCGGCGACAGCCACACCGCCACGCATGGCGCCTTCGGCGCGCTGGCCCACGGCATCGGCACCTCCGAGGTCGAGCATGTGCTGGCCACCCAGACCCTGATCCAGGGCAAGTCGAAGAACATGAAGGTCGAGATCACCGGCCGCCTCGCCCCCGGCGTGACCGCCAAGGACATCGTCCTGCGCATCATCGCCGAGACGGGCACCGCGGGCGGCACCGGCCATGTCATCGAATATTGCGGCGAGGCGATCCGCAACCTGTCGATGGAAGGCCGCATGACCATCTGCAACATGGCGATCGAGGGCGGCGCCCGCGCCGGCCTGATCGCGCCCGACGAGGTGACCTTCGCCTATGTCCAAGGCCGCCCCCATGCCCCGAAGGGCGCCCAGTGGGAGGCCGCGGTCGCCTGGTGGAAGACGCTGTTCTCGGACGACGGCGCGCAGTTCGACAAGGTCCTGACCATCCGCGCCGAGGACATCGCCCCCACCGTCACCTGGGGCACCTCGCCCGAAGACGCGCTGCCCATCACCGCGACGGTCCCCGCCCCCGAAAGCTTCGCGGGCGGCAAGGTCGATGCCGCGCGGCGCAGCCTTGACTACATGGGCCTGACGGCGGGCATGCCCCTGACCGACATCGCCATCGATGCGGTCTTTATCGGCAGCTGCACCAATGGCCGGATCGAGGATCTGCGCGCCGCCGCCGACGTGCTGCGCGGCCGCCGTCTGGCCCCGGGCGTGCGGGGCATGGTCGTGCCCGGCTCGGGCCTGGTGCGCGCCCAGGCCGAGGAGGAGGGGCTGGACACGGTCTTCCTGGAGGCGGGCTTCGAATGGCGGCTGGCCGGCTGCTCGATGTGTCTGGGCATGAACCCCGACCAGCTGAAGCCGGGCGAGCGTTGCGCCGCGACCTCGAACCGCAACTTCGAGGGGCGGCAGGGCTACAAGGGCCGCACCCATCTGATGAGCCCCGCGATGGCGGCGGCGGCGGGCGTCACGGGGCGGCTGACCGACATCCGCGCATTCGCCCGCGAGCCCGCCTGA
- the bluB gene encoding 5,6-dimethylbenzimidazole synthase: protein MTDAADGLAPAGPFPPADRAAVYRAIRERRDVRGQFRPDPIDPATLRRLLQAAHDAPSVGLSQPWNFILLRDPALRARLHAAFQTANAEAAARFPDRAALYSALKLEGILQAPLNLCITCDRSRGGDHVLGRTHDPATDLYSTACAAQNLALAARAEGIGVGWVSIFRQDDLRRILRLPDHVVPVAYLCLGHVTELYRQPELQARGWAKRLPLEDLILEDGWKTPPPA from the coding sequence GTGACCGACGCGGCCGACGGCCTCGCCCCGGCGGGGCCGTTCCCGCCGGCCGACCGGGCGGCGGTCTATCGCGCGATCCGCGAGCGCCGCGACGTGCGCGGCCAGTTCCGCCCCGATCCGATCGATCCGGCCACCCTGCGCCGCCTGCTGCAGGCCGCGCATGACGCGCCCTCGGTCGGGCTGTCGCAGCCGTGGAACTTCATCCTGCTGCGCGACCCGGCCCTGCGGGCCCGCCTGCATGCCGCCTTCCAGACCGCCAATGCCGAAGCCGCGGCCCGCTTCCCCGACCGCGCCGCGCTCTATTCCGCGCTCAAGCTGGAGGGGATCCTGCAGGCGCCCCTGAACCTCTGCATCACCTGCGACCGTAGCCGGGGCGGAGACCATGTCCTGGGCCGCACCCACGACCCGGCCACCGATCTCTACTCCACCGCCTGCGCCGCGCAGAACCTGGCGCTGGCCGCCCGGGCCGAGGGCATCGGCGTGGGCTGGGTCAGCATCTTCCGCCAGGACGACCTGCGCCGCATCCTGCGCCTGCCCGACCACGTGGTGCCGGTGGCCTATCTCTGCCTCGGCCATGTCACCGAACTCTACCGCCAGCCCGAACTGCAGGCGCGGGGCTGGGCCAAGCGCCTGCCCCTCGAAGACCTGATCCTTGAGGACGGCTGGAAGACCCCGCCCCCCGCCTGA
- a CDS encoding lytic murein transglycosylase has translation MSISRIFLSTTLIGALAACASPMSRMPSGMPVAPQASVTPTPIPAASPGDEAGLQTFVQQFRPRALSSGISASTYDRAMALARYNPEVIRLDRRQAEFSRPVWLYLDSAVSDVRITTGRQKLAQLNPTLARIEAQYGVPREVVLAVWGMESNFGANRGRMQIIPSLTTLAYDGRRGEFFQSQLIAALQILQAGDTDPANMLGSWAGAMGHTQFMPTSYLEYAVDFTGDGRRDIWSEDPTDSLASTAAYLARSGWQRGAPWGAEVQLPSNFNMSLIGKGTRRSASDWSAQGVRTMGGGGLPGGSGSIIMPAGARGPAFFISDNFRAILRYNNSDNYALGVAYLAERIAGRSGIQGAWPRNDRALSTGEREEIQRRLAQRGLYQGEIDGLFGSATMESVQAFQRSIGVAPDGYPTSILLDQLRR, from the coding sequence ATGAGCATTTCCCGCATCTTCCTGTCCACCACCCTGATCGGCGCGCTGGCGGCCTGCGCCTCGCCCATGTCGCGGATGCCCTCCGGCATGCCCGTCGCGCCGCAGGCCTCGGTGACCCCCACCCCGATCCCCGCCGCATCGCCGGGCGACGAGGCCGGGCTGCAGACCTTCGTCCAGCAGTTCCGCCCCCGCGCGCTGTCCTCGGGCATCTCGGCTTCGACCTATGACCGCGCCATGGCCCTGGCCCGCTACAACCCCGAGGTGATCCGTCTGGACCGCCGCCAGGCCGAGTTCTCGCGCCCGGTCTGGCTGTACCTGGACAGCGCCGTGTCCGATGTCCGCATCACCACCGGCCGCCAGAAGCTGGCGCAGCTGAACCCGACCCTGGCCCGGATCGAGGCGCAATACGGCGTCCCGCGCGAGGTCGTGCTGGCGGTCTGGGGCATGGAATCCAACTTCGGCGCCAATCGCGGCCGGATGCAGATCATCCCCTCGCTGACGACGCTGGCCTATGACGGCCGCCGCGGAGAGTTCTTCCAGAGCCAGCTGATCGCCGCCCTGCAGATCCTGCAGGCGGGCGACACCGACCCGGCCAACATGCTGGGCAGCTGGGCCGGCGCGATGGGCCACACGCAGTTCATGCCGACCTCCTATCTGGAATATGCCGTCGACTTCACCGGCGACGGCCGCCGCGACATCTGGTCCGAGGATCCGACGGATTCGCTGGCCTCGACCGCCGCCTATCTGGCCCGCAGCGGCTGGCAGCGCGGCGCGCCCTGGGGGGCCGAGGTGCAGCTGCCTTCGAACTTCAACATGAGCCTGATCGGGAAAGGCACCCGCCGCTCGGCCAGCGACTGGTCGGCGCAGGGCGTGCGGACCATGGGCGGCGGCGGGCTGCCCGGCGGGTCGGGCTCGATCATCATGCCCGCCGGCGCGCGCGGCCCGGCCTTCTTCATCAGCGACAACTTCCGCGCCATCCTGCGCTACAACAACTCGGACAACTACGCGCTCGGCGTGGCCTATCTGGCCGAACGCATCGCGGGCCGGTCCGGCATCCAGGGGGCCTGGCCGCGCAACGACCGCGCCCTGTCGACCGGCGAGCGCGAGGAGATCCAGCGCCGCCTGGCGCAGCGCGGGCTGTATCAGGGCGAGATCGACGGCCTCTTCGGCTCGGCCACGATGGAGTCGGTCCAGGCCTTCCAGCGCTCGATCGGCGTGGCGCCCGACGGCTACCCGACCTCGATCCTGCTGGACCAGCTGCGCCGGTGA
- a CDS encoding aldo/keto reductase yields MTQPMMTQPMMTLNDGRRMPQMGTGIWQISDEATPGVVARALELGYRLIDGAAAYGNERGLGQGIRDSDVARDEVFVTSKLWNDAQGHDAALRAFDATMARVGLDHLDLYLIHWPLPLMDAYVDTWRALIRLRDEGRVRSIGVANFHEAHLARLIDETGVVPALNQIELHPSLTQAPLRAVNAKLGVVTQSWTPLGRGDSFAAPAVTGAAARIGCSPAQVILRWHIQHGLSVIPKSENPERLAENLAALDIRLTEDEMAAIDALDRGHRTGPDPDTFDYRQSL; encoded by the coding sequence ATGACCCAACCGATGATGACCCAACCGATGATGACATTGAACGATGGTCGCCGGATGCCGCAGATGGGCACCGGGATCTGGCAGATTTCCGACGAGGCGACGCCAGGGGTGGTCGCGCGGGCGCTGGAGCTGGGCTATCGGCTGATCGACGGCGCGGCGGCCTATGGCAACGAGCGCGGGCTGGGGCAGGGGATCCGCGACAGCGACGTGGCACGGGACGAGGTCTTCGTCACCTCGAAGCTGTGGAACGACGCGCAGGGCCATGACGCGGCGCTGCGGGCCTTCGACGCGACGATGGCGCGGGTCGGGCTGGACCATCTGGACCTGTACCTGATCCACTGGCCGCTGCCCCTGATGGACGCCTATGTCGACACCTGGCGGGCGCTGATCCGGCTGCGCGACGAGGGGCGCGTGCGCTCGATCGGGGTGGCGAACTTCCACGAGGCGCATCTGGCGCGGCTGATCGACGAGACCGGGGTCGTGCCGGCGCTGAACCAGATCGAGCTGCATCCCTCGCTGACGCAGGCGCCGCTGCGGGCGGTGAATGCGAAATTGGGCGTGGTCACGCAGAGCTGGACGCCCCTGGGGCGGGGCGACAGCTTCGCGGCGCCTGCGGTGACCGGGGCGGCAGCGCGGATCGGCTGCAGCCCGGCGCAGGTGATCCTGCGCTGGCATATTCAGCACGGGCTGTCGGTCATTCCGAAATCCGAGAACCCCGAGCGGCTGGCCGAGAACCTCGCCGCGCTGGACATCCGGCTGACCGAGGACGAGATGGCGGCCATCGACGCGCTGGACCGGGGCCATCGCACCGGGCCCGATCCCGACACCTTCGATTACCGTCAGTCCTTGTGA
- a CDS encoding RNA pyrophosphohydrolase, with protein MTRPTGAEAQAPDRTGPGGLPYRPCAGVVLINRDGLVFAGHRLDMPGAWQMPQGGIDGDETPRAAALRELTEETGVAPDLVEVLAETPGWVFYDLPPDMLGRVWKGRFGGQRQKWLLLRFLGADGDVDIETAHPEFDRWQWMRAGDLLENIVPFKRAVYAEVLDAFRDHLA; from the coding sequence ATGACGCGGCCGACCGGGGCTGAGGCCCAGGCGCCCGACCGGACGGGACCGGGGGGCTTGCCCTACCGGCCCTGCGCGGGGGTGGTGCTGATCAACCGCGACGGCCTGGTCTTTGCGGGCCACCGGCTGGACATGCCCGGCGCCTGGCAGATGCCGCAGGGCGGGATCGACGGGGACGAGACCCCGCGCGCGGCCGCGCTGCGCGAACTGACCGAGGAGACGGGCGTGGCCCCGGATCTGGTCGAGGTGCTGGCCGAGACGCCGGGCTGGGTCTTCTACGACCTGCCGCCCGACATGCTGGGCCGCGTCTGGAAGGGCCGCTTCGGCGGGCAGCGGCAGAAATGGCTGTTGCTGCGCTTTCTTGGCGCAGACGGGGATGTGGACATCGAGACCGCCCATCCCGAATTCGACCGCTGGCAATGGATGCGCGCCGGCGATCTGCTGGAGAACATCGTGCCCTTCAAGCGCGCGGTCTATGCCGAGGTTCTGGACGCCTTTCGCGACCATCTGGCCTGA